From Hymenobacter sedentarius, a single genomic window includes:
- a CDS encoding patatin-like phospholipase family protein, with protein MAQLGLAFSGGGARGIAHLGVLAALDELQLPVAQLAGVSSGAIASVFYAAGFAPREILRLLLATNVFRLTRPAFSRYGLLHLDAVSQLIARKLGATVNFEDLSRPLTLVATDLMAGESVYFNTGPLLPPLLASSAVPIVYRPVEYQGRQLVDGGLLNNLPVEPLLGKDDLRVVGVHCNPINTEAHIPNFRRLVERTLHLAINANTASRKGLCDLLLEPPELRHFRPLSYKRGPELFEIGYRYTLNQAEALQALL; from the coding sequence ATGGCCCAGTTGGGTTTGGCTTTCTCGGGGGGCGGGGCGCGCGGGATTGCGCATTTGGGCGTGCTGGCGGCCCTTGATGAACTGCAGCTGCCGGTGGCCCAGCTGGCCGGGGTGAGCTCCGGGGCCATTGCCAGCGTGTTTTATGCAGCCGGTTTTGCGCCCCGGGAGATACTGCGGCTGCTGCTGGCCACTAATGTCTTTCGGCTGACGCGGCCGGCCTTCAGTCGCTACGGTTTGCTGCACCTCGATGCGGTGTCGCAGCTGATAGCCCGCAAATTGGGCGCCACCGTCAATTTTGAGGACCTGAGCCGGCCCCTCACCCTGGTAGCCACCGACCTCATGGCGGGCGAGTCGGTTTACTTTAATACGGGACCGCTACTGCCGCCGCTGCTGGCTTCGTCGGCGGTGCCCATAGTGTACCGGCCGGTAGAATACCAGGGGCGGCAATTGGTGGACGGCGGCCTGCTCAACAACCTGCCGGTGGAGCCGCTGCTGGGCAAAGACGACCTGCGCGTGGTGGGTGTGCACTGCAACCCCATCAACACCGAAGCCCACATTCCCAACTTCCGCCGACTGGTGGAACGCACCCTGCACCTGGCCATCAATGCCAACACGGCCTCGCGCAAGGGACTGTGCGATTTGCTTTTAGAGCCACCCGAGCTTCGGCATTTCCGGCCCTTGAGCTACAAGCGCGGGCCGGAGCTTTTCGAAATAGGGTACCGCTACACCCTGAACCAAGCCGAGGCCCTGCAGGCGCTGCTGTAA
- a CDS encoding MBL fold metallo-hydrolase — translation MNIHTLDTGLFKLDGGAMFGVVPKSMWQKLNPPDANNMCTWAMRCLLIEDGNRLLLIDNGIGEKQDEKFRGHFYLHGDDTLEKSLRKLGYTSTDITDVFLTHLHFDHCGGSVQRRPDGALQLAFPNATHWSNEAHWNWAVTPNPREKASFLKENILPIQESGHLKFVDLQGGVPHTLPQFREIIMADGHTEKMMVPVMEYKGRTLAFMADLLPSAGHVPLPYVMSYDVRPLITMTEKEAVLRRAAEENWVLLLEHDPTHEACTVQLTEKGLRLGDTLRLADL, via the coding sequence ATGAACATTCATACCCTCGACACCGGCTTATTCAAACTCGACGGCGGCGCCATGTTTGGCGTGGTGCCTAAGAGCATGTGGCAGAAGCTCAACCCGCCCGATGCCAACAACATGTGCACTTGGGCCATGCGATGCCTGCTCATTGAGGATGGCAACCGGCTGCTGCTGATTGATAACGGTATAGGGGAGAAGCAGGACGAGAAGTTTCGCGGCCACTTCTACCTGCACGGCGACGATACGCTGGAGAAATCATTGCGCAAGCTGGGCTACACCAGCACCGATATTACTGACGTTTTCCTGACGCACCTACACTTCGACCACTGCGGCGGGTCGGTGCAGCGCCGGCCCGATGGCGCCCTGCAACTGGCCTTTCCTAATGCTACCCATTGGAGCAACGAGGCGCACTGGAACTGGGCCGTGACGCCCAACCCCCGTGAAAAGGCCAGCTTCCTGAAGGAGAACATTCTGCCGATTCAGGAAAGCGGGCACTTGAAATTTGTGGACTTGCAAGGTGGCGTGCCCCACACGCTGCCGCAGTTCCGCGAAATCATCATGGCCGACGGGCACACCGAGAAAATGATGGTGCCGGTGATGGAGTATAAAGGCCGCACGCTGGCTTTCATGGCCGATTTGCTGCCCAGCGCGGGCCATGTGCCGCTGCCCTACGTGATGAGCTACGACGTGCGCCCACTCATCACCATGACCGAGAAGGAAGCCGTGCTGCGCCGCGCCGCCGAAGAAAACTGGGTATTGCTGCTCGAGCATGACCCCACTCACGAAGCCTGCACCGTGCAGCTTACCGAAAAAGGCCTGCGCCTGGGCGATACCCTGCGGCTGGCGGATTTATAA
- a CDS encoding acetyl-CoA carboxylase carboxyltransferase subunit alpha → MLLDFEQPIAALEGKLLEMQKLADESDVDVSEAVVALQAKIKALKKETYANLTRWQRVQLSRHPDRPQMLDYIGGMVDKFVELHGDRTVGDDKAMVGGLGELDGHSVMFIGQQKGHNTKERQFRNFGMANPEGYRKALRLMKLAEKFNVPIVTLIDTMGAFPGLEAEERGQGEAIARNLKEMFMLKVPVICIIIGEGASGGALGIAIGDRVLMLENTWYSVISPESCSSILWRTWDYKEQAAEALKLTAIDMHKAGLVDGIVKEPLGGAHTAPEQMIEILKSTLLKTMKELSAIPAEDRISQRIDKFSAMGVVVE, encoded by the coding sequence ATGCTCCTCGATTTTGAACAACCCATTGCTGCCCTCGAAGGCAAGCTCCTCGAAATGCAAAAGCTGGCCGACGAGAGCGACGTCGACGTGAGCGAAGCCGTGGTGGCACTGCAAGCCAAAATCAAGGCCCTTAAGAAGGAAACCTACGCCAACCTCACCCGCTGGCAGCGCGTGCAGCTCTCGAGACACCCCGACCGCCCGCAAATGCTGGACTACATCGGTGGGATGGTCGACAAGTTTGTAGAGCTGCACGGCGACCGCACCGTCGGCGACGATAAGGCCATGGTAGGTGGCCTGGGCGAGTTGGATGGGCACTCCGTGATGTTTATCGGCCAGCAGAAGGGGCACAATACCAAGGAGCGGCAGTTCCGCAACTTCGGCATGGCCAACCCCGAGGGCTACCGTAAAGCACTGCGCCTGATGAAGCTGGCCGAGAAATTCAACGTGCCCATCGTGACGTTGATTGACACCATGGGGGCGTTCCCGGGCCTGGAAGCGGAGGAGCGGGGCCAGGGCGAAGCCATTGCCCGCAATCTCAAGGAAATGTTCATGCTCAAGGTGCCGGTTATCTGCATCATCATTGGCGAAGGCGCCTCGGGCGGTGCGTTGGGCATCGCTATCGGCGACCGGGTACTGATGCTGGAAAACACCTGGTATTCAGTTATTTCGCCTGAATCATGCAGCAGCATTCTGTGGCGCACCTGGGATTACAAGGAGCAGGCCGCCGAGGCGCTCAAGCTCACGGCCATCGACATGCACAAGGCGGGCTTGGTCGATGGTATTGTGAAGGAGCCGCTGGGCGGGGCCCATACGGCGCCTGAGCAGATGATTGAAATCCTGAAAAGCACGCTGCTCAAGACCATGAAGGAATTGAGCGCTATTCCTGCAGAAGACCGTATTAGCCAGCGCATTGATAAGTTCTCGGCGATGGGCGTAGTGGTGGAATAG